One Halobaculum roseum DNA segment encodes these proteins:
- a CDS encoding cryptochrome/photolyase family protein produces the protein MTVWLLGDQLNPNAAPLQHHDHVLMIEAHGFAERMPYHPQKLTLVFSAMRHLRDDLRADGYDVTYLEAESFGDGLDRYFEARPGDSLVLQRPASHGAGDRLREMVEERGGDCTLVANDGFLTTPADWEAWVASRGESAAGGDGTSDGGTYRQEHWYRHVRRETGILLDDEGDPVGGEWNYDDENRETPPGDWSPPPVPEFEPDAITREVHEFVVDRYDQRWGSADLADFRWPVTREEALQALEQFVAVRLPEFGPYQDAMVEGEWALDHSLLSPAINLGLLHPREVVDAAVDAYRAGREDGAAGDSPAIPLNSVEGFVRQVVGWREFMRHVYRESMPGMDETNQLGQTEPLPEAYWTGETDMTCLSEAVGHVREHGYAHHIERLMVLSNFALIYGVDPGELNRWFHLGFVDAFHWVTTPNVVGMGSFATDALSSKPYASSANYVNRMSDYCSSCPYHHTKTTGEGSCPFNALYWDFLKENEGTLRGTGRMGLMYSHVDDKNDEEWAAIEERAAEIREMGKEGTL, from the coding sequence ATGACCGTCTGGCTCCTCGGCGATCAACTGAACCCGAACGCCGCACCGCTCCAGCATCACGACCACGTCCTCATGATCGAGGCGCACGGCTTCGCCGAGCGCATGCCGTACCACCCGCAGAAGCTCACGCTCGTGTTCTCGGCGATGCGACACCTCCGGGACGACCTCCGCGCGGACGGCTACGACGTGACGTATCTCGAGGCCGAGTCGTTCGGCGACGGCCTCGATCGCTACTTCGAGGCGCGTCCCGGGGACTCGCTCGTGCTCCAGCGCCCGGCGAGCCACGGCGCCGGCGACCGCCTCCGCGAGATGGTCGAGGAGCGCGGCGGCGACTGCACCCTCGTCGCCAACGACGGCTTCCTCACCACGCCCGCCGACTGGGAGGCGTGGGTCGCCTCCCGCGGGGAGTCGGCGGCCGGGGGCGACGGGACCAGCGACGGTGGGACCTACCGACAGGAGCACTGGTACCGCCACGTCCGCCGCGAGACGGGGATCTTGCTGGACGACGAGGGCGACCCCGTCGGCGGCGAGTGGAACTACGACGACGAGAACCGCGAGACGCCGCCGGGGGACTGGTCGCCCCCGCCGGTCCCGGAGTTCGAGCCGGACGCGATCACGCGCGAGGTCCACGAGTTCGTGGTCGACAGGTACGACCAACGCTGGGGCAGCGCGGACCTCGCGGACTTCCGCTGGCCCGTCACGCGCGAGGAGGCGTTGCAGGCGCTGGAACAGTTCGTCGCGGTTCGCCTCCCCGAGTTCGGGCCGTACCAGGACGCGATGGTCGAGGGCGAGTGGGCGCTGGATCACTCCCTGCTGTCGCCGGCGATCAACCTCGGCCTGTTGCACCCGCGGGAGGTCGTCGACGCCGCGGTCGACGCCTATCGTGCCGGACGCGAGGACGGTGCCGCCGGCGATTCCCCCGCGATCCCGCTCAACTCCGTCGAGGGGTTCGTCCGACAGGTGGTCGGCTGGCGTGAGTTCATGCGCCACGTGTACCGCGAGTCGATGCCCGGGATGGACGAGACGAACCAACTCGGCCAGACCGAACCGCTCCCGGAGGCGTACTGGACCGGCGAGACCGACATGACCTGCCTCTCGGAGGCCGTCGGCCACGTCCGCGAGCACGGGTACGCCCACCACATCGAGCGCCTGATGGTCCTCTCGAACTTCGCGCTGATCTACGGCGTCGACCCGGGCGAGCTGAACCGCTGGTTCCACCTCGGCTTCGTCGACGCGTTCCACTGGGTGACGACGCCGAACGTCGTCGGCATGGGGTCGTTCGCGACGGACGCGCTCTCCTCGAAGCCGTACGCCTCCTCGGCGAACTACGTGAACCGCATGAGCGACTACTGCTCCTCGTGCCCCTACCACCACACGAAGACCACGGGCGAGGGGTCGTGTCCGTTCAACGCCCTCTACTGGGACTTCCTGAAGGAAAACGAGGGGACCCTCCGGGGGACCGGTCGGATGGGGCTGATGTACTCCCACGTCGACGACAAGAACGACGAGGAGTGGGCCGCCATCGAGGAGCGGGCCGCCGAGATCCGCGAGATGGGGAAGGAGGGGACGCTGTAG
- a CDS encoding heavy metal translocating P-type ATPase — MSDRRTVRIDVGGMTCANCAATIEDAVADLEGATATANYATDEATVEYDPERVSLAEVFDAVESAGYDPIAETVTVGITGMTCANCSATIEDAVGDLPGVVRVDANYATDEATVRYAPSVTTREDIYDAVEAAGYGPIREDGAAGADGASGGDGQSAKDAARSAELARQRRLTLFGAALSAPLLAMLVLELFAPGTLPEEIPGTGLHIGWAAFALATPVQVLLGREFYENSYTALVVNRRANMDVLIALGSTTAYGYSVIALLGVLPQAGLYFDTAALILVFITLGNYLEARSKSQAGEAIRSLLELEADTATLVEDDGTEREVPIDEVAVGDRLKVRPGERVPTDGVVREGESAVDESMVTGESVPVGKGPGDEVIGSTVNENGVLVIEATKVGEETAIQQIVERVKEAQSRQPDIQRVADRISAYFVPAVIANALLWGTVWFLAPETLAGVISALPLWGLAAGGPAAVGVTEFAVLVFASAVLIACPCALGLATPAATMVGTSIGAQHGVLFEGGDVLERVRDTDAVVFDKTGTLTRGEMTLTDAVPVSPAADGAVSADEAEGTEAAEEADLADEGVAGDATERLLAAAATAENGSEHPIAEAVVAGARERGVEPGDLDVLQNVSGKGIRARTEHGTVVVGKPELLREEDVDPEPALETMRELESEGKTAMLVGADGELLGVLAVADEVRESAVAAVEALRDRGIVVHMITGDNERTARAVAERVGIDPERVRAGVLPEDKADAVEAIQADGSRAMMVGDGVNDAPALASAFVGVAIGSGTDVAIEAADVTLMRSDPADVVKAINVSEGTLAKVKQNLFWALGYNTAMIPLASLGLLQPVLAAAAMAFSSVSVLANSMAFRSYDPDERYRLLGRFR; from the coding sequence ATGAGTGACCGACGGACCGTCCGGATAGACGTCGGCGGCATGACCTGCGCCAACTGCGCCGCCACCATCGAGGACGCCGTGGCGGACCTCGAGGGTGCGACGGCGACGGCGAACTACGCGACCGACGAGGCGACCGTGGAGTACGACCCCGAGCGCGTCTCGCTGGCCGAGGTGTTCGACGCGGTCGAGTCGGCCGGCTACGACCCGATCGCCGAGACCGTCACCGTCGGGATCACGGGGATGACGTGCGCGAACTGCTCGGCCACGATCGAGGACGCCGTCGGCGACCTCCCGGGCGTCGTCCGCGTCGACGCGAACTACGCGACCGACGAGGCCACCGTTCGGTACGCGCCGTCGGTGACGACCCGCGAGGACATCTACGACGCCGTGGAGGCCGCCGGCTACGGGCCGATCCGTGAGGACGGGGCCGCCGGGGCGGACGGCGCGAGCGGGGGGGACGGGCAGTCCGCGAAGGACGCCGCGCGCAGCGCCGAGCTCGCCCGTCAGCGCCGGCTGACGTTGTTCGGCGCGGCGCTGTCGGCGCCCCTGCTCGCGATGCTCGTGCTTGAGCTGTTCGCGCCCGGGACGCTCCCGGAGGAGATCCCCGGCACTGGCCTCCACATCGGATGGGCGGCGTTCGCGCTGGCGACGCCCGTGCAGGTGCTGCTCGGCCGGGAGTTCTACGAGAACTCCTACACCGCGCTCGTCGTCAACCGGCGGGCCAACATGGACGTGCTCATCGCGCTTGGGTCGACAACGGCGTACGGCTACTCCGTGATCGCCCTGCTGGGCGTGCTGCCGCAGGCGGGGCTGTACTTCGACACGGCCGCGCTCATCCTCGTGTTCATCACGCTGGGCAACTACCTCGAGGCGCGCTCGAAGTCGCAGGCGGGCGAGGCGATCCGCTCGCTGCTGGAGCTGGAGGCCGACACCGCGACGCTCGTCGAGGACGACGGCACCGAGCGGGAGGTCCCGATCGACGAGGTCGCCGTCGGCGACCGGCTGAAGGTGCGCCCCGGCGAGCGCGTCCCGACCGACGGCGTCGTCCGCGAGGGCGAGTCCGCCGTCGACGAGTCGATGGTGACCGGCGAGTCCGTCCCCGTCGGCAAGGGGCCCGGCGACGAGGTGATCGGCTCGACGGTCAACGAGAACGGCGTGCTCGTGATCGAGGCGACGAAGGTCGGCGAGGAGACGGCGATCCAGCAGATCGTCGAGCGCGTGAAGGAGGCGCAGTCGCGCCAGCCCGACATCCAGCGGGTCGCCGACCGCATCTCGGCGTACTTCGTGCCCGCGGTGATCGCCAACGCCCTCCTGTGGGGGACCGTCTGGTTCCTCGCCCCCGAGACGCTGGCGGGCGTGATATCGGCGCTGCCGCTGTGGGGACTCGCGGCCGGCGGGCCCGCCGCCGTCGGCGTCACAGAGTTCGCGGTGCTGGTGTTCGCCTCCGCCGTCCTCATCGCCTGTCCCTGCGCGCTCGGGCTGGCGACGCCGGCGGCGACGATGGTGGGCACGAGCATCGGCGCCCAGCACGGCGTCCTCTTCGAGGGCGGCGACGTGCTCGAACGCGTCCGCGACACCGACGCCGTCGTGTTCGACAAGACGGGAACGCTCACGCGCGGCGAGATGACCCTCACCGACGCCGTCCCCGTCTCGCCGGCGGCGGACGGCGCGGTGTCCGCCGACGAGGCGGAGGGGACCGAGGCGGCCGAGGAGGCCGATCTGGCCGACGAGGGGGTCGCCGGCGACGCGACCGAGCGCCTGCTCGCGGCCGCGGCGACCGCGGAGAACGGCAGCGAGCACCCGATCGCCGAGGCCGTCGTCGCCGGCGCCCGCGAGCGCGGCGTCGAGCCGGGCGACCTCGACGTGCTCCAGAACGTCTCCGGGAAGGGGATCCGGGCGCGCACCGAGCACGGCACGGTCGTCGTCGGCAAGCCCGAGCTGCTGCGCGAGGAGGACGTGGACCCCGAGCCCGCGCTGGAGACGATGCGCGAACTGGAGTCGGAGGGGAAGACGGCGATGCTCGTCGGCGCCGACGGCGAGTTGCTCGGGGTATTGGCGGTCGCCGACGAGGTGCGCGAGTCGGCCGTCGCCGCGGTGGAGGCGCTCCGCGACCGCGGGATCGTCGTCCACATGATCACCGGCGACAACGAGCGCACCGCCCGCGCGGTCGCCGAGCGCGTCGGCATCGACCCCGAGCGCGTCCGCGCGGGCGTCCTGCCGGAGGACAAGGCCGACGCCGTCGAGGCGATCCAGGCGGACGGCTCGCGGGCGATGATGGTCGGCGACGGCGTCAACGACGCCCCCGCGCTCGCCTCGGCGTTCGTCGGCGTCGCCATCGGCTCGGGCACCGACGTTGCCATCGAGGCCGCCGACGTGACGCTGATGCGCTCGGATCCGGCGGACGTGGTGAAGGCGATCAACGTCTCGGAGGGGACGCTCGCGAAGGTCAAGCAGAACCTCTTCTGGGCGCTCGGCTACAACACCGCGATGATCCCGCTGGCCTCGCTGGGGCTGCTCCAACCGGTCCTCGCGGCCGCCGCGATGGCGTTCTCCAGCGTCTCGGTGCTCGCCAACAGCATGGCGTTCCGCTCGTACGACCCCGACGAGCGCTACCGGCTGCTGGGTCGGTTCCGCTGA
- a CDS encoding CopG family ribbon-helix-helix protein, which yields MRTSLNVPDDALAEFDAVAEAEGFDSRSRALREAMAEYVERHTRLEDAAREVAAVVAFDYVHDEVIRDLHGVQHDYQDVITTTSHVHQGEWCLETVFCRGDADRVRELVYRLRDFDAVRRVRVLSLVGGDDR from the coding sequence ATGCGAACGAGCCTGAACGTCCCCGACGACGCCCTCGCGGAGTTCGACGCCGTCGCCGAGGCCGAGGGGTTCGACTCCCGGTCGCGGGCGCTCCGCGAGGCGATGGCCGAGTACGTCGAACGCCACACGCGGCTTGAGGACGCCGCCCGCGAGGTCGCCGCCGTCGTCGCGTTCGACTACGTCCACGACGAGGTGATCCGCGACCTCCACGGCGTCCAACACGACTACCAGGACGTGATCACGACCACCTCCCACGTCCATCAGGGCGAGTGGTGTCTGGAGACGGTGTTCTGCCGCGGCGACGCCGACCGCGTGCGCGAACTCGTCTACCGCCTCCGCGACTTCGACGCGGTCCGGCGGGTCCGGGTGCTCTCGCTGGTCGGCGGCGACGACCGCTGA